The genomic stretch AGACAAGACTAAAATCAGGAGGTCTCTAAACAAACCTTTACCCGAACTGAACGAAGATTACAAAGATGCTCTGAAACACAAATCTGTGTACATTGTAAGTTTTTAAatcgcatacacacacaattgaTTCTCAATTAAAGATTTGTCTTTAACATTATGTCACTAATGTTTGAGTTATATCAAACTATACAAAAGCTGTATTTTATTCCCTCTTCAGTTTTCCCCCCCAAGCAAatttacaaacatttactaAAAACGGTCCATTCTTGGATTTCATAGCTCATATTATACATACTGTAATTTCACTCGGCTCTACTGCTGTTAAATTTCAACAGACTAATATTTGCAAACTTCACATCTTGCTGTCTGCTCCTGGTGTGtcaataattagattttttttttcctcatctaGAAAGGTTTCCCTCTGGAAACTTCCCTTGATGAGATTCAGGAGTGGTTGAATGGGAAAGGCACAATAGAAAACATTCAGATGAGGAGAAATCTGCAAAGGCAGTTCAAGGTAAATTTAGTATATTTGGAAATAATTCCAATTTGTgggatttttttctgtgaatttGAGGAGATTCATGTTTTCCCaaatttctttctttacagggatCAGTGTTTATCTGTTTTGAGACAGAAGAGGCATCCAAGGAGTTCCTACAACGGACAGACATAAAATCGTTCAAGGACAACGAAATGCTTGTCTTATCAAGGTATGTTGGACtctttgaaagaaaatgttatttacaGTAGATAAATGGTGTTTTAATTTAGAAATAAAGTCAGGACAAGATCTGAGGGAACAAAATATGATTAAGtactttaaaatataacagaTTCGGggtagaaaataaatgaaccACGTGCAAAGTCTCTCTTCCAGATTCAGCCTTTAAGTCAGATCAAGCTATTTCCACTCCATTtgttgacttctttttttttaacttgtcaGGATGCTTCCTCTCAAGGAcaaagtgtttttctgtcactttttagGGTACAGATGGTGTTTTCTAATAGTATGACCATACAAATCAACCACAGAGAATGGATGATGTTATGAGTGGTTTGCTATTTCTTTATGAATGTTCTGGTTTTGGAAACTTGTTACAGATTGAGTACATTTTAACTGATGTATATTCAAGCTGACCACACACAGTGTTCCCTGTTTGAAAATTGCTTTTGCAACGGCCTTCATTCGCAAGATTTTTGATATTATTGAAAGGGTATTTTGTTGGCATGAGATTTAATCATAGAAATTTAAAAATCTGCCAAAAGTTATCACAGCATGTGGCCTGACAAGGTGCCTGTGTTTTCTTGcacaggctttttaaaaaattatcaggttttatttttgtaatattttttagaTATTCAGAAAATAGATGAACTGTGTTAAAATTCACCATAGTATTCCAAGTTCAGGTTTACCTACAGTGAGTGAAACTTTAAATCTAGATTATCACCACATGTAATTTGTCCAGGGTGTCCAAACTTGTAAATATAAGTGTATGATTTAATAATCATGTCATTGCTGCTCTACTTTCAGGGAAGACTACCATgcaaagaaagcagaagaaagaaaacagttcAAAGCAGAGACGAAAGCAAAAGCTAGACAGTGAGTACAAAAACggcactttttattttttaaaaaaggtccatacagttttgttttttttaattactgacCCTACACCTCTCAAAAACTGTTATTCAGGGACAaagaacagcagcagaaacatgcagaagacaaagaaatggtAAGATCCTCAAATTGTTACAAGCTCAACTTGGGATGAACTCTTTCATACAGGATATGGCCACACTAATAATCATTCATATGTGTTGCAGGGTCTGCTTCTGGATGAACAGACAGGTTGCTTGTTGAAGTTTTCAGGAGAGCTTGAAGATGTTTCTAGAGAAGACTTTCATGAATTGTTCTCTGGGCACGGAAAGATCAAGTGGGTAGACTTCACAAGAGGGGCCAAAGAGGTAACTGAACTATCTCCCACTCAAGTATCCTACTCGCAGCTGAAGAGGCATCATATGGttaaacagatgtgtttttattcccAAAAAAGGGCACCCTCCTTTTTGACGGAAATGCAAAAGAGGCATTCGATAAAGCCAAAGAGGCCAACGGAGGTGAActgaagatgaaggagaagagtGTTACATGGCAGGTGCTCGAGG from Scomber scombrus chromosome 13, fScoSco1.1, whole genome shotgun sequence encodes the following:
- the ssb gene encoding lupus La protein isoform X1: MAENQEEMSPIEMKVARQLEYYFGDHNLPRDKFLKEQLQLDDGWVPLETMLKFNRLKSLTTDIDIIVAALQKSKTSLLEISEDKTKIRRSLNKPLPELNEDYKDALKHKSVYIKGFPLETSLDEIQEWLNGKGTIENIQMRRNLQRQFKGSVFICFETEEASKEFLQRTDIKSFKDNEMLVLSREDYHAKKAEERKQFKAETKAKARQDKEQQQKHAEDKEMGLLLDEQTGCLLKFSGELEDVSREDFHELFSGHGKIKWVDFTRGAKEGTLLFDGNAKEAFDKAKEANGGELKMKEKSVTWQVLEGDEEKEMLKKIIEAQQESYNRSKGRGRGRSSGRGRGGRRGRGGRDQGRSHYQGKKTKFDSDDEDDGKFNTFLSFSIWLDSKIFG
- the ssb gene encoding lupus La protein isoform X2, which translates into the protein MAENQEEMSPIEMKVARQLEYYFGDHNLPRDKFLKEQLQLDDGWVPLETMLKFNRLKSLTTDIDIIVAALQKSKTSLLEISEDKTKIRRSLNKPLPELNEDYKDALKHKSVYIKGFPLETSLDEIQEWLNGKGTIENIQMRRNLQRQFKGSVFICFETEEASKEFLQRTDIKSFKDNEMLVLSREDYHAKKAEERKQFKAETKAKARQDKEQQQKHAEDKEMGLLLDEQTGCLLKFSGELEDVSREDFHELFSGHGKIKWVDFTRGAKEGTLLFDGNAKEAFDKAKEANGGELKMKEKSVTWQVLEGDEEKEMLKKIIEAQQESYNRSKGRGRGRSSGRGRGGRRGRGGRDQGRSHYQGKKTKFDSDDEDDAPAAKVAKTENGS